CTTTCAAAAAAAATGCGGCAATAAACTTCAATTTTAAGTAATTGCGACCTTTAAAACTTAAATTTGCCGCTTTGTGCTATTTAATAAACAAATTATGTATTTTCCCTGATTTTGCGAGTATGTAACAATACATAGTTTTCAGACATCCAAATCCATATTGAACACTTCTAAAAAAATTTATCGAAGAAGCCTCAGCAAAGTACTTTGTAGGGCAGCTTATCTCGGCTATTGTGCAACCAAGCCAGATTATCTGTGCCAGCATCTGGTTATCAAACACAAAGTCATCTGAATTTTTATCAAACGGAATTTTTTCCAGAAGTTCCCTTGAAAAAGCCCTATATCCTGTATGATATTCAGAAAGTTTTGCCCCAAAACAGACATTACCCGCAAAAGTCAAAAAACGGTTGGCAGCATATCTCCACAAAGGCATTCCGCCTTTCAGCGCCCCGCCTCCAAGAATTCTGGAACCAAGAACGCAGTGATAGAGACCATTTCCTATGAGAGAGGCCATTGCAGGTATAAGTTTAGGCGTGTACTGATAGTCGGGATGAACCATAATAACGATATCTGCGCCATTTTCGAGGGCAAGCCTGTAACAGCTTTTCTGATTTCCTCCGTATCCTTTATTCCTTTTATGCTTGAATATAATCGACTTGGGCAAGTTTTCTGCTATTTCAACAGTTCTGTCGGAACTGACATCATCCACAATTATAACCAAGTCGACAACGCCCTGATCCATGACTTCATCATAAGTCATGCGAAGTGTTTTCTCAGCATTATAAGCAGGCATTACCACAACAACTTTTTTATCTTTATACATAAAATATAAGGCCTTATTTTTTAGCTATGACAATAATTGTGCCACTATTATTAACTATTTTTTCAAAAACGACTATGGGTAAAAAGAGAACTGAGAAAGTGAAGCCAAGTATAATATTTAAATGATCTATCAAACTATTCGACCTTTTTTTTCTGCCTCTTAATCGATCAAAA
This portion of the Desulforegula conservatrix Mb1Pa genome encodes:
- a CDS encoding glycosyltransferase family 2 protein, which translates into the protein MYKDKKVVVVMPAYNAEKTLRMTYDEVMDQGVVDLVIIVDDVSSDRTVEIAENLPKSIIFKHKRNKGYGGNQKSCYRLALENGADIVIMVHPDYQYTPKLIPAMASLIGNGLYHCVLGSRILGGGALKGGMPLWRYAANRFLTFAGNVCFGAKLSEYHTGYRAFSRELLEKIPFDKNSDDFVFDNQMLAQIIWLGCTIAEISCPTKYFAEASSINFFRSVQYGFGCLKTMYCYILAKSGKIHNLFIK